In Actinomycetota bacterium, a genomic segment contains:
- a CDS encoding NADH-quinone oxidoreductase subunit C, with protein MRPDVTAVDRALTSFGSKYSVCDAQVGIIVACDQSDALPILQALRDSELDFAMLLDLFGRDVDGKIEITYHLRSYSRDQELYVRCHLDHDGDLHSVWTVYPSALMPERETAELYGLTLSDHPNPKRLLTTDGVPPLLRKSVPIRTVEEVRSR; from the coding sequence TTGAGGCCAGACGTGACAGCCGTTGATCGGGCGCTAACATCCTTCGGGTCCAAGTATTCGGTCTGCGATGCGCAGGTCGGTATCATCGTCGCCTGCGACCAAAGCGACGCCCTGCCCATACTGCAGGCTCTTCGTGACAGCGAGCTCGACTTTGCGATGCTTCTCGACCTGTTCGGTCGTGACGTCGATGGAAAGATCGAGATCACATATCACTTGCGCTCCTACTCCAGGGACCAGGAGCTTTACGTACGCTGTCACCTCGATCACGACGGCGACCTGCACTCCGTTTGGACTGTTTACCCCTCGGCGCTCATGCCAGAGCGTGAAACCGCTGAGCTCTACGGCCTGACCCTGAGCGATCACCCCAATCCCAAACGCCTTCTCACAACAGATGGAGTGCCTCCGCTGTTGCGCAAGTCGGTTCCGATCCGCACCGTCGAGGAGGTGCGCAGCCGGTGA
- a CDS encoding ATP-binding cassette domain-containing protein, giving the protein MSLEARAVGFRYGSGPWVFRKFDITVGAGEMVGLLGPSGCGKTTLARLLAGHEDPREGRVLFDGAALPRAGYCPVQLVSQHPEHAVNPRWRMRDIMCEGWSMAEDTMEMLSIQPEWLDRYPSELSGGEIQRFCVARTLSPSTRILIADEMTTMLDAITQAQLWRAVRETVDQRGLGVLVVSHERALIDALCDRTVALEAADAPEP; this is encoded by the coding sequence ATGTCACTTGAAGCCCGTGCCGTCGGTTTTCGCTACGGTTCAGGCCCATGGGTCTTCCGAAAGTTCGACATCACCGTGGGCGCTGGCGAGATGGTGGGGCTGCTCGGACCGAGCGGCTGCGGCAAGACCACGCTCGCGCGCTTGCTCGCAGGGCACGAGGACCCGCGCGAGGGCAGGGTCCTCTTCGACGGTGCAGCACTGCCGCGTGCCGGGTACTGCCCAGTGCAACTCGTGTCGCAACATCCCGAGCACGCGGTCAACCCGCGATGGCGGATGCGCGACATCATGTGTGAGGGATGGTCGATGGCAGAAGATACGATGGAGATGCTCAGCATACAGCCCGAGTGGCTGGACCGCTACCCCAGTGAGCTTTCCGGCGGCGAGATCCAGCGCTTCTGTGTGGCACGCACTCTTTCGCCGAGTACCCGGATCCTCATCGCGGACGAGATGACGACGATGCTCGACGCGATCACCCAGGCGCAGCTCTGGCGTGCTGTACGCGAGACCGTGGACCAGCGTGGCCTCGGCGTGCTCGTTGTCAGTCACGAGCGGGCGCTGATCGACGCTCTGTGCGACCGGACGGTTGCTCTGGAGGCGGCCGACGCGCCGGAGCCATAG
- the nuoK gene encoding NADH-quinone oxidoreductase subunit NuoK, with protein MNIGLEAFLGLSAVLFALGLYGALSKRSAVMVLMSLELMAVAVGLNLVAFSRFVTPEAMTGQAFAIFAMVVSAAEIGLALAIVIAIYRHARSVELSALERLKG; from the coding sequence ATGAACATCGGACTCGAGGCTTTCCTGGGACTTTCTGCGGTGCTCTTCGCACTGGGGCTTTATGGAGCACTCTCGAAGCGCAGCGCTGTGATGGTGCTGATGTCGCTGGAGCTGATGGCGGTGGCCGTCGGCTTGAACCTTGTGGCTTTCTCGCGCTTCGTCACACCTGAGGCGATGACCGGACAGGCATTCGCCATATTCGCGATGGTCGTCTCGGCGGCTGAGATCGGTCTGGCGCTCGCCATCGTCATCGCGATCTATCGTCATGCACGCTCGGTCGAGCTTTCGGCCTTGGAAAGATTGAAGGGGTAG
- a CDS encoding NADH-quinone oxidoreductase subunit D, translating into MTEPHFTVTESGLMTPEGMYIPGEPPKGIRRIPKGVDRLGTEHLIVNMGPQHPSTHGVLHLIVELDGEEVVTVEVSIGFLHRGIEKLAESRRFDHLGTLMDRGDYVSVIHGEQAVALAVEKLMEIEVPAKAAWIRTLTAELTRLASHLVWFGTFGLDTGAMGQFLYAMRDREVLLDILEEISGQRMMFNYVRPGGVVADLPTGIESRILSFCDTFEVYLEEHDALLGGNEIFQARVKGIGVVSKETALAFGLTGANLRASGLGFDVRRDRPYDAYPELEFDIPIGTIGDSWDRYTVRMEEMRQSLRMIRQLVGGMPGGPFTAKVPKVLRPPAGEVYASVESSRGETGIHLFTDGGTTPYRMHYRAASLFTCQLFEEILPGHLFADACMLLGSFDIMLGEVDR; encoded by the coding sequence GTGACCGAACCTCACTTCACAGTCACGGAATCCGGGCTGATGACGCCCGAAGGGATGTACATCCCGGGTGAGCCACCCAAGGGCATCCGTCGGATCCCGAAGGGCGTGGATCGCCTCGGCACGGAGCACCTGATCGTCAACATGGGACCGCAACATCCTTCGACACACGGAGTCTTGCACCTCATCGTCGAGCTTGACGGCGAGGAGGTCGTCACCGTAGAGGTGTCGATCGGTTTCCTCCACCGAGGGATCGAGAAGCTGGCAGAGTCGCGACGATTCGATCATCTCGGCACGCTCATGGACCGGGGGGACTATGTCTCGGTGATCCATGGCGAACAGGCGGTTGCACTGGCTGTCGAGAAGCTGATGGAGATCGAGGTACCCGCAAAGGCGGCGTGGATCCGTACGCTTACGGCAGAGTTGACCCGTCTGGCGAGTCATTTGGTCTGGTTCGGGACGTTCGGACTGGACACAGGTGCGATGGGGCAGTTCTTGTACGCGATGCGCGATCGGGAGGTGCTGCTCGACATCCTCGAGGAGATCTCCGGCCAGCGCATGATGTTCAACTACGTCCGCCCAGGAGGCGTCGTAGCCGACCTGCCGACGGGTATCGAGTCGAGAATCCTCTCCTTCTGCGACACCTTCGAGGTCTACCTCGAGGAGCACGATGCGCTTCTGGGTGGCAACGAGATCTTTCAGGCGCGGGTCAAGGGTATCGGTGTCGTGAGCAAAGAGACCGCTCTGGCCTTCGGCCTGACCGGGGCTAACTTGCGGGCATCCGGACTGGGCTTCGATGTTCGCCGGGATCGTCCATACGACGCATACCCTGAGCTGGAGTTCGACATACCCATAGGCACCATAGGGGACTCGTGGGACCGCTACACGGTGCGCATGGAGGAGATGCGTCAATCACTGAGGATGATCAGGCAGCTCGTGGGCGGGATGCCCGGCGGGCCGTTCACTGCCAAAGTCCCCAAAGTGCTGCGCCCCCCGGCCGGCGAGGTGTACGCCTCAGTCGAATCCAGCCGAGGAGAGACCGGCATCCACCTGTTCACTGACGGAGGCACCACGCCGTATCGCATGCACTACAGGGCCGCCTCGCTCTTCACATGTCAGCTGTTCGAGGAGATCCTTCCGGGACACTTGTTCGCTGATGCGTGTATGTTGTTGGGCTCCTTCGACATCATGCTAGGAGAGGTGGACCGATGA
- a CDS encoding NADH-quinone oxidoreductase subunit L produces the protein MTYIPAIPLLPALAFLALLPLSCAARNRAIWLPLGAIVVSLVLSLMAFAAVWPGGAEKAAEPVYHESIPIATVGEGTIDLGLRLDPISAAMLLVITVVALCVQVFSLGYMRKDPRVGWYYAVLSLFTAAMLALVLADNFLMLYIMWEIMGLCSYLLIGFWHEKEGPRKAALKAFLTTRVGDIGFAIGLFVMFVTVGSFEFDAVLGSAAEWAPGVATTVALLLFFGAMGKSAQVPLHVWLPDAMAGPTPASALIHAATMVAAGVYLVARSMPIFEASGVALQVVLVVGLITAIVGGLLALVQHDIKKVLAYSTISQLGYMFIALGVGSVIAGMYHLITHAFFKSLLFLAAGVLIHAYHNQDMRKMGGAARALPITSAVFAVGSLALAGIFPFSGFWSKDEIILVLTKDGHYLAAAGALFAGFITAFYVA, from the coding sequence GTGACATACATCCCAGCCATACCCCTGCTTCCGGCGCTCGCATTCCTCGCGCTGCTACCGCTGTCGTGTGCTGCTCGCAATCGTGCGATCTGGCTGCCGCTGGGCGCAATCGTAGTGTCCCTCGTCCTATCGCTCATGGCGTTTGCGGCGGTCTGGCCGGGCGGTGCCGAGAAGGCCGCCGAGCCCGTCTACCACGAGTCGATACCCATTGCGACGGTCGGAGAGGGCACCATCGACCTGGGCCTTAGGCTCGATCCGATCTCGGCCGCGATGCTCCTCGTAATCACGGTCGTGGCGCTTTGCGTGCAGGTGTTCTCTCTGGGCTACATGCGCAAGGACCCGCGCGTGGGCTGGTACTATGCCGTGCTGTCCCTGTTCACCGCCGCCATGCTGGCGTTGGTGCTCGCCGATAACTTCCTGATGCTCTACATCATGTGGGAGATCATGGGGCTGTGCTCGTATCTCCTGATTGGCTTTTGGCACGAGAAGGAAGGGCCACGCAAAGCCGCGCTCAAGGCGTTTCTGACGACTCGGGTCGGGGATATCGGGTTTGCGATCGGGCTTTTCGTGATGTTCGTGACCGTCGGCAGCTTCGAGTTCGATGCGGTGCTCGGTTCGGCTGCCGAATGGGCTCCCGGAGTAGCCACCACCGTCGCGTTGCTGCTGTTCTTCGGAGCGATGGGCAAGTCTGCGCAGGTGCCGTTGCATGTGTGGTTGCCCGACGCAATGGCAGGCCCGACGCCCGCCTCGGCGCTAATTCACGCAGCCACGATGGTCGCAGCCGGCGTCTATCTGGTCGCCCGCTCGATGCCGATATTCGAGGCCAGCGGGGTCGCGCTGCAGGTTGTGCTGGTAGTGGGACTGATCACCGCGATAGTCGGCGGACTGCTCGCACTGGTCCAGCACGACATCAAGAAGGTGCTTGCGTACTCTACTATCAGCCAGCTCGGGTACATGTTCATCGCGCTTGGCGTCGGTAGCGTGATCGCTGGGATGTACCACCTGATCACCCATGCGTTCTTCAAGTCGCTGCTCTTCCTCGCAGCTGGCGTGCTCATCCACGCGTATCACAATCAAGACATGCGCAAGATGGGCGGGGCCGCACGGGCGCTACCGATCACGTCGGCTGTGTTCGCTGTCGGCTCTTTGGCGCTCGCCGGCATCTTCCCGTTCTCGGGCTTCTGGTCCAAAGACGAGATCATCCTCGTGCTCACGAAGGACGGACATTATCTAGCCGCTGCCGGAGCACTGTTCGCCGGCTTCATCACCGCATTCTACGTGGCGC
- a CDS encoding ABC transporter permease gives MNGAAPQTHPSAGRVSCSRLALSGRQRTLLTAALAALALGVIVAAGVLLPDTRLATDLGARNQAPSLANPFGTDWLGRDMLTRTARGLTTSLALGMAAASVSALLALALGMAAATLGKAADAAVSWLIDLFLSVPHIVLLILISFAFGGGACGVIIGIVLTHWPALARIIRAEILALRGSEFVRVSRRLGRSNLHIATRHMFPHVFPQFLVGLILLFPHAILHEAAVTFLGFGLPPHEPAVGIILAEAMMHLSTGRWWLALFPGLALLAMVRAFDILGDNTRALLDPRTAHE, from the coding sequence ATGAACGGGGCCGCCCCCCAGACGCACCCGAGTGCCGGTCGCGTATCGTGCAGCCGCCTTGCTCTCAGCGGGCGCCAGCGCACGCTCCTGACCGCCGCGCTGGCCGCCCTCGCGCTCGGCGTGATCGTTGCGGCGGGGGTGCTGTTGCCCGACACACGCCTCGCCACCGACCTCGGCGCGAGGAACCAGGCACCCTCGCTCGCGAACCCTTTCGGTACCGACTGGCTCGGCCGCGACATGCTCACGCGCACTGCTCGCGGACTCACGACGAGCCTCGCCCTCGGCATGGCGGCGGCAAGCGTGAGCGCGCTCCTAGCACTTGCCCTCGGCATGGCGGCGGCCACACTCGGAAAGGCGGCCGACGCAGCTGTCTCGTGGCTCATCGATCTCTTCCTCAGCGTTCCGCATATCGTCTTACTGATACTCATCTCGTTTGCGTTCGGAGGGGGTGCTTGCGGGGTCATCATCGGCATCGTGTTGACGCATTGGCCCGCGCTCGCCCGGATCATACGCGCCGAGATCCTGGCGCTGCGAGGGTCGGAGTTCGTGCGCGTCTCGCGCCGACTAGGCAGATCGAACCTGCACATCGCCACCCGCCATATGTTCCCACACGTCTTCCCGCAGTTCCTCGTAGGACTCATCTTGTTGTTCCCGCATGCCATATTGCACGAGGCGGCGGTCACTTTCTTAGGTTTCGGCCTCCCGCCCCATGAACCCGCCGTAGGGATCATCCTTGCCGAGGCCATGATGCACCTGTCTACTGGGCGCTGGTGGCTGGCGCTTTTCCCAGGTCTGGCACTGCTCGCTATGGTCCGTGCGTTCGATATCCTTGGCGACAACACCCGAGCACTTCTTGACCCTAGGACAGCGCATGAGTGA
- a CDS encoding ABC transporter ATP-binding protein, protein MSDLLEIVDVSVSFTRYEAGLRRQKLEVLSGLSVDVRRGEVLAVIGSSGSGKSLLAHTVLGILPGNADVSGLMLFGGEELTPDRQRQARGREIALVPQAVTFLDPLMRVGPQVRWGAPDNGNGSRTQAQRHVFARYGLTSEVERSFPSQLSGGMLRRVLLSTAVVSGASLIIADEPTPGLHPEAVAETMRHLRELADEGRGVMLITHDIETAIGIADRIAVLYSGTAVEVCPARDFVSDGEALRHPYSHALWRALPGNGFTPMTGAQPSYGDLPNGCLFYPRCDRATRECAEERPALRDVRDGTVRCIHVT, encoded by the coding sequence ATGAGTGATCTCCTCGAGATCGTCGACGTCTCGGTGTCGTTCACGCGATATGAAGCCGGTTTGCGTCGCCAAAAGCTGGAAGTGCTCAGCGGGCTTTCGGTGGATGTCCGCCGAGGAGAGGTACTCGCGGTCATCGGCTCGAGCGGCTCGGGAAAGAGCCTGCTCGCCCACACCGTCCTCGGTATCCTGCCTGGCAACGCCGATGTAAGCGGCCTCATGCTCTTCGGTGGCGAAGAGCTCACGCCCGATCGCCAGCGGCAAGCACGCGGGCGCGAGATCGCGCTCGTGCCACAGGCCGTCACGTTCCTCGACCCGCTCATGCGCGTGGGCCCACAAGTCCGCTGGGGAGCGCCTGACAACGGCAACGGGAGCCGGACGCAGGCACAGCGGCATGTCTTCGCACGCTACGGCCTCACGTCCGAGGTCGAGCGCTCATTCCCGTCACAACTCTCCGGCGGGATGCTTCGTCGGGTGCTGCTATCGACCGCCGTGGTCTCCGGTGCCTCGCTCATCATCGCCGACGAACCCACGCCGGGACTCCATCCCGAGGCGGTCGCGGAGACGATGCGGCATCTGCGCGAGCTTGCCGACGAGGGCAGGGGCGTCATGCTCATCACGCACGACATCGAGACCGCTATCGGCATCGCTGACCGGATCGCGGTCTTATACTCAGGGACCGCCGTGGAGGTCTGTCCGGCGCGCGACTTCGTGTCAGACGGCGAGGCGCTCCGGCATCCGTACTCGCACGCGCTCTGGCGTGCGCTTCCGGGTAACGGTTTCACGCCCATGACGGGCGCCCAGCCGTCCTACGGCGACCTGCCGAACGGCTGCCTGTTCTACCCGCGCTGCGACCGTGCGACGCGCGAGTGCGCCGAGGAGCGCCCAGCGCTTCGTGACGTGCGAGACGGGACGGTGAGGTGCATCCATGTCACTTGA
- a CDS encoding ABC transporter permease produces the protein MTAVLTYLAGKTLRLATLLVAVCALSFWLMHISPIDPVQAYVGADMMLVSPDQRAAIAERWGLDEPPVEQFVLWATSLARGDMGTSMIYRQPVSTVIGERFLASLALMGTAWTLSGVFGFVLGVIAGRFRGTLIDRVIRWYCLTLASTPAFWLGLLLLMVFAVWLGLLPVGLASPAGMLAEDVTWLDRLRHLVLPALTLSIIGVANIALHTRQKLIDVLASDYAMFARARGESETGIILRHGLRNVALPALTLQFVGFSELFGGAVIAEQVFSYPGLGQATVQAGLHGDVPLLLGAVIVSTLFVFVGNLVADLLYRAIDPRTRAKAPS, from the coding sequence ATGACCGCCGTCCTGACATACCTTGCAGGCAAGACGTTGCGCCTCGCTACATTGCTTGTCGCAGTATGCGCTCTTTCGTTCTGGCTGATGCACATCTCGCCCATCGATCCGGTGCAGGCTTATGTGGGTGCCGATATGATGCTCGTGAGCCCCGATCAGCGCGCAGCGATCGCCGAGCGCTGGGGACTTGACGAACCCCCGGTCGAGCAGTTCGTGCTTTGGGCCACATCGCTTGCCCGGGGAGACATGGGGACCTCGATGATCTACCGGCAGCCGGTCTCGACGGTGATAGGCGAGCGCTTCTTGGCTTCACTCGCCCTCATGGGGACCGCGTGGACGCTTTCGGGCGTGTTCGGGTTCGTGCTCGGCGTCATCGCGGGGCGGTTCCGCGGTACGCTGATCGACCGGGTCATCAGGTGGTACTGCCTCACGCTCGCCTCGACCCCGGCGTTCTGGCTCGGTCTGCTGCTGCTGATGGTCTTTGCCGTGTGGCTCGGCCTCCTGCCAGTGGGACTCGCATCGCCCGCGGGCATGCTTGCCGAGGACGTCACCTGGCTCGATCGCCTGCGCCACCTCGTCCTGCCCGCGCTCACCCTGAGTATCATCGGCGTGGCGAACATCGCGCTACACACGCGGCAGAAGCTCATCGATGTCCTGGCCAGTGACTATGCCATGTTCGCGCGCGCTCGCGGTGAATCCGAGACCGGCATCATCCTCCGCCATGGACTGCGCAACGTCGCGCTGCCCGCTCTGACATTGCAGTTCGTCGGCTTCAGCGAACTCTTCGGGGGCGCGGTCATTGCCGAGCAGGTCTTTTCCTATCCCGGGCTCGGTCAGGCGACGGTGCAGGCCGGGCTTCACGGGGACGTGCCGCTCTTGCTCGGTGCCGTCATCGTGAGCACGCTGTTCGTTTTTGTCGGCAACTTGGTCGCTGACCTGCTTTATCGCGCGATCGACCCGCGCACCAGGGCAAAGGCGCCCTCATGA
- a CDS encoding NADH-quinone oxidoreductase subunit B, with translation MDKLTGENSLAFIKSEQLFDYARSNSLWYLAFGSACCAIEGLMHASGPRFDFDRMGVFFRASPRQADVMIVAGTVNLKLAETVRTLYDQMPEPKWVVAFGACANTGGPFREYPNVLLGVDKILPVDVYVPGCPPRPESIHFAFRELQKKIRGRAEERLEARRDSR, from the coding sequence ATAGACAAGCTGACAGGCGAGAATTCGCTCGCCTTCATCAAAAGTGAACAGCTCTTCGACTATGCCAGGAGCAACTCCCTTTGGTACCTGGCTTTCGGGAGCGCGTGTTGCGCGATCGAGGGCTTGATGCATGCAAGTGGTCCGCGCTTCGACTTCGATCGCATGGGTGTGTTCTTCCGCGCCTCACCGCGTCAGGCCGATGTCATGATCGTTGCTGGGACCGTCAACCTCAAACTTGCCGAGACGGTCCGTACCCTGTATGACCAGATGCCCGAGCCCAAGTGGGTCGTTGCCTTCGGGGCATGCGCCAACACTGGAGGCCCTTTCCGCGAATACCCCAATGTGCTCTTGGGGGTCGACAAGATATTGCCGGTGGATGTGTACGTTCCGGGATGCCCTCCGCGCCCGGAATCCATCCATTTCGCCTTCAGGGAGCTGCAGAAGAAGATCAGGGGAAGAGCGGAGGAGCGCCTTGAGGCCAGACGTGACAGCCGTTGA
- the nuoH gene encoding NADH-quinone oxidoreductase subunit NuoH, translating to MSPELASLLRILAAVGLMLMNGVILIYMLRRVLGRLHQRLGPVHVGPQGLLQTPMDVLKLLTKEDITPTNVDKALYFIAPAAVFTPSLMAYAAIPFSPTWMVTDLDTGLLYTLVVMSLVSMGLLMAGWASANKWSLIGGMRSVGQHIAYEIPLLLSVLPVVMYVGTLNLSSIVEAQSGTWLGILPQWFITNPLFWPAFIIFIVSALIKVNQTPFDMSEAESELVAGFATEYSSMKFGLFFLSEFSNSFIVSALAVTLFFGGWTLPFVPDEVLAPIAPVVFMLKVYVGIFVLMWIRGTLPRVRMDHLMQFAWKILIPAVLTWILVFGFIIKLFDLGRPVG from the coding sequence ATGAGCCCTGAACTCGCATCTCTTCTTCGCATATTGGCGGCTGTAGGTCTCATGCTCATGAACGGCGTGATCCTTATCTACATGCTCCGTCGTGTACTCGGTCGGCTGCATCAGCGTCTCGGACCCGTCCACGTCGGTCCACAAGGGCTGCTGCAGACGCCGATGGACGTCTTGAAGTTGCTCACCAAGGAAGACATCACGCCAACTAACGTCGACAAGGCACTCTATTTCATCGCGCCGGCGGCTGTCTTCACCCCATCGTTGATGGCGTACGCGGCTATTCCGTTCTCGCCGACCTGGATGGTCACGGACCTCGACACTGGGCTGTTATACACATTGGTGGTCATGTCTTTGGTCTCGATGGGACTGTTGATGGCCGGGTGGGCCAGCGCTAACAAGTGGTCGTTGATCGGCGGCATGCGCTCGGTAGGACAGCACATCGCATACGAGATACCGCTACTCCTCTCGGTCCTCCCTGTGGTCATGTATGTGGGCACTCTCAATCTGAGCAGCATTGTGGAGGCGCAATCCGGTACCTGGTTGGGGATACTTCCGCAGTGGTTCATCACCAACCCGCTGTTCTGGCCGGCGTTCATCATCTTCATCGTGTCTGCGCTGATCAAGGTCAATCAGACCCCCTTCGACATGTCTGAGGCCGAGTCCGAGCTGGTCGCCGGATTCGCGACCGAATACTCGTCGATGAAGTTCGGCTTGTTCTTCCTATCGGAGTTCAGTAACTCCTTCATCGTCTCGGCATTGGCGGTCACTCTCTTCTTCGGCGGATGGACGCTGCCGTTCGTTCCCGATGAGGTGCTCGCCCCGATTGCGCCTGTGGTGTTCATGCTCAAGGTGTACGTCGGCATTTTCGTCCTTATGTGGATCAGGGGCACACTGCCCCGGGTCAGGATGGATCACCTCATGCAGTTCGCGTGGAAGATTCTGATTCCTGCGGTGCTCACCTGGATCCTGGTTTTCGGCTTCATCATCAAGCTCTTCGACCTGGGAAGGCCGGTGGGCTGA
- a CDS encoding 4Fe-4S binding protein codes for MRITMRNMLRGPITVRYPYERVTLPERARWAVEVVRDESGAHKCTACMTCVRACPDHILDLQFTTAEDKSKHIDYLRYEMGACMMCGLCVEACPFGALKMGQDYELAKYTRDELTVDLMVDEPAAAPVRAKRASEAPAAGGAKDARGGDSDG; via the coding sequence ATGCGGATTACCATGCGCAACATGCTGCGGGGGCCGATCACGGTCCGCTACCCGTACGAGAGGGTCACGCTGCCCGAGCGTGCGCGCTGGGCCGTTGAGGTTGTCCGCGACGAGTCGGGAGCACACAAGTGCACCGCATGCATGACGTGCGTTCGCGCGTGCCCGGACCACATACTGGACCTACAATTCACAACTGCCGAGGACAAATCCAAGCACATCGATTACCTGCGGTATGAGATGGGCGCCTGCATGATGTGCGGGCTGTGTGTTGAAGCTTGCCCGTTCGGCGCACTCAAGATGGGCCAGGATTATGAGCTCGCGAAATATACCAGGGATGAGCTGACCGTCGACCTCATGGTGGACGAGCCAGCGGCAGCGCCCGTGCGCGCCAAGCGGGCCTCGGAAGCTCCTGCAGCGGGTGGCGCGAAGGATGCAAGGGGAGGTGACTCCGATGGGTGA
- a CDS encoding NADH-quinone oxidoreductase subunit A — MPQDYLTLGMFVIVGLLFTAAAVTASNLLSPSAPSAAKSATYECGSKPIGLPWVQFRVGYYVYALLFLAFDIETVFLFPWALAFGLMGMEVLWAMTIFVIILDIGLVYAWKEGAFEWR; from the coding sequence ATGCCGCAGGACTACTTGACTCTAGGAATGTTCGTGATCGTCGGGCTGTTGTTCACAGCCGCCGCGGTCACTGCCTCCAACCTGCTCAGTCCGTCGGCACCCAGCGCGGCCAAAAGTGCCACTTACGAGTGTGGAAGTAAGCCCATCGGTCTGCCCTGGGTCCAGTTCCGAGTCGGCTACTACGTATACGCACTGCTCTTTCTCGCCTTCGACATCGAAACGGTATTTCTCTTTCCCTGGGCGCTCGCGTTCGGCCTGATGGGCATGGAAGTCCTTTGGGCCATGACGATATTCGTCATCATCCTCGACATCGGACTCGTGTACGCATGGAAAGAGGGTGCATTCGAGTGGCGATAG
- a CDS encoding NADH-quinone oxidoreductase subunit J gives MGESVNTIAFLVLALAAVGGAVGMLTSRNIMYAAFWLLWTMLSVGGLYLLLSAEFLALIQVMVYAGAVSVLMLFVIMLTLRRREDAVRSLDFSPSAALLAAVFLGIMYYGISNATFPEVAPLAEAPNTADLGVVLFTMEGGWLLPFEISALVLLAALVAAVWWTKGQDSK, from the coding sequence ATGGGTGAGAGCGTGAACACGATCGCATTCTTGGTGTTGGCGCTAGCGGCCGTCGGTGGAGCCGTTGGAATGCTTACCTCACGAAACATCATGTACGCGGCGTTCTGGCTGCTGTGGACGATGCTTTCTGTCGGAGGCCTTTATCTGCTGCTCTCCGCCGAGTTCCTCGCCCTCATCCAAGTCATGGTCTACGCCGGCGCCGTATCGGTGCTGATGCTGTTCGTCATCATGCTGACTCTTCGCCGACGCGAGGATGCCGTGCGGTCCCTGGACTTCTCGCCATCAGCGGCACTCTTGGCAGCGGTGTTCCTCGGGATAATGTATTACGGGATTTCGAATGCGACGTTCCCTGAGGTCGCGCCTTTGGCAGAGGCGCCGAACACTGCTGATCTGGGAGTCGTCCTGTTCACGATGGAGGGCGGCTGGTTGCTGCCGTTCGAGATCTCCGCTTTGGTGTTGCTGGCCGCACTAGTTGCGGCTGTCTGGTGGACGAAAGGTCAGGACAGCAAATGA